A genomic window from Salvia miltiorrhiza cultivar Shanhuang (shh) chromosome 5, IMPLAD_Smil_shh, whole genome shotgun sequence includes:
- the LOC130986378 gene encoding 30S ribosomal protein 3, chloroplastic, producing the protein MLSMSVQPSITSRPSSVFKNISSAPSKTSFSVNPRASHLRSSYLKSKSTSFVAAAAAAATEVAPAETPADAELVPQPQTGAVGARLVLKFIWMEKNIGLGLDQSIPGHGTVPLSPYFFWPRKDAWEELKATLENKPWISQKKMIILLNQATDIINLWQQSGGNLS; encoded by the exons ATGTTATCCATGTCAGTTCAACCAAGCATAACAAGCAGGCCTTCCTCTGTTTTCAAGAACATCTCCTCCGCACCCTCAAAAACCTCATTTTCTGTGAACCCAAGAGCTTCCCACTTGCGCTCTTCTTACCTGAAATCCAAGTCCACTAGTTttgtcgccgccgccgccgctgccgccacAGAAGTAGCTCCGGCAGAAACACCCGCCGACGCCGAACTCGTTCCACAACCGCAG ACAGGTGCAGTGGGTGCGCGTCTGGTGTTGAAGTTCATATGGATGGAGAAGAACATCGGTCTGGGACTGGATCAGAGCATACCGGGGCACGGCACAGTGCCCCTCAGCCCTTACTTCTTCTGGCCCAGGAAAGATGCATGGGAAGAGCTCAAGGCAACTCTAGAGAACAAGCCATGGATCTCTCAGAAGAAGATGATCATTCTCCTCAATCAGGCCACAGACATCATCAATCTCTGGCAACAGAGCGGTGGCAATCTCTCTTGA
- the LOC130986348 gene encoding uncharacterized protein LOC130986348, with protein sequence MQSTVPTICTPVSPPAINCALLRSLRIVNFRTRVAFNGDNQKKRRSLSISRRWSRRLHLHQNFISSTTAAAGGGGGGSVSELNGDVRKLLQVILWIAEAVYIVWLFLLPYAPGDPVWAISSDTINSVIGLSLNFFFILPLTNFVGIHLMEAPVLHPMSEGLFNFVVAWTLMFAPLLYTDKLRDRFKGSIDVLWGFQMFLTNTFLIPYMALRLNEAEEEYTPRETSQLGSLMTNGASIVGLIGGLVSLLSIVWAFYGRGDGNFGDLGERWEFLLSYLGSERLAYAFIWDICLYLVFQPWLIGDNLQNIRQDKIDSVNLLRFVPVVGLVAYCLCLDSGKET encoded by the exons ATGCAATCCACCGTGCCGACAATATGCACCCCCGTTTCTCCGCCGGCAATAAATTGCGCTTTACTCAGATCGTTGAGGATTGTCAATTTTAGAACTCGTGTCGCTTTTAACGGCGATAACCAGAAGAAACGACGCAGTCTGTCTATTTCTAGAAGATGGTCGCGGCGATTGCATTTGCATCAAAATTTCATTTCTAGTACAACTGCCGCcgctggcggcggcggcggcggttcaGTGTCAGAGTTGAACGGCGACGTCAGGAAACTACTGCAGGTTATTCTGTGGATAGCTGAGGCTGTTTACATCGTGTGGCTCTTCTTACTTCCCTATGCTCCT GGGGATCCTGTTTGGGCCATCAGTTCAGACACAATCAATTCTGTGATAGGACTTTCTCTTAACTTCTTCTTCATTCTGCCTTTGACAAACTTTG TCGGTATTCATCTCATGGAGGCACCAGTTCTCCATCCA ATGTCTGAAGGATTATTCAACTTTGTTGTTGCGTGGACGTTGATGTTTGCTCCTCTGCTGTACACTGATAAGCTGAGAGACAGATTCAAGGGATCAATTGATGTATTATGGGGCTTTCAGATGTTTCTCACAAACA CGTTCTTAATTCCTTATATGGCTCTACGTCTGAATGAGGCTGAGGAAGAATACACTCCAAGAGAGACCTCTCAACTTGGTTCACTCATGACAAATGGAGCATCCATCGTTGGACTCATTGGTGGGCTTGTAAGTTTGCTGTCGATAGTTTGGGCCTTTTATGGTCGAGGAGATGGTAATTTTGGTGATTTGGGAGAAAGATGGGAGTTTCTACTAAGTTATCTTGGATCCGAAAGACTCGCCTATGCCTTCATCTGGGATATCTGCTTGTACCTAGTTTTCCAGCCATGGTTGATAGGTGACAACCTCCAAAACATACGACAAGACAAAATTGATTCAGTTAATCTTCTCAGATTCGTCCCAGTGGTTGGCCTAGTCGCGTACTGTCTCTGTTTAGACAGCGGCAAAGAGACATAG